AAAAATCACTTTACTATCGGTATCAATGATGACGTCAGTCATACTTCCTTGAGCTTTGACTCTAACTTCTCCACTGAACCGGATAACGTTGTACGAGCGATGTTTTACGGGTTAGGTTCTGATGGTACAGTCGGTGCTAACAAAAACTCAATTAAGATTATTGGTGAAGAAACAGACAACTACGCCCAAGGTTATTTTGTTTATGACTCCAAGAAATCTGGCTCAATGACTGTTTCTCACTTGCGCTTTGGTCCTAAGCCAATTCGCTCCACTTATTTAATTGACAAAGCCAACTTTATTGGTTGCCATCACTGGGGATTTCTAGAACGCATTGATATATTGAAAGCTGCTGCACTTGGGGCAACTTTGCTGCTCAACAGTCCTTATGATGCTGATACTGTCTGGGAAAATCTGCCGCAGAAAGTGCAGCAGCAAATTATTGATAAGCAACTGAAGTTATACATAATTGATGCTAACCAAGTTGCCCGTGAAAGTGGCATGGGTGGACGGATTAACACCATTATGCAAGTGTGTTTCTTTGCTTTAGCGAATGTCTTGCCGCAAGCAGAAGCGATCGCCAAAATCAAACAAGCGATTGAAAAGACTTATGGTAAGAAAGGGGCAGAAGTTGTCCGCATGAATCTGCAAGCTGTAGACAACACACTAGACAACTTGCATAAGGTAGATATACCACAGACAATCCAAAATCCTAATTCTTGTACAGACGCGATTAATCGCGTTAGGAGTAGAGACGTGATTAATCGCGTCTCTAGCAATTGCGCTCCAGAATTTGTCCGCGATGTCTTGGGTAAAATCATGTCTTGGGAAGGCGATGATTTACCTGTAAGTAGCTTACCAGCAGACGGAATTTTTCCCAGTGGTACTGCCAAATGGGAAAAACGCAATGTGGCACAAGAGATACCTGTGTGGGAGCCGGATGTCTGCGTTCAATGTGGTAAGTGCGTGATGGTTTGCCCTCACAGTGCTATCCGCGCCAAGGCTTATCAACCGGGTGAGTTGGTTAATGCACCAGAAAGCTTTAAGTCAATTAATGCGAAAGATAAAGACTTCGCCAATCAAAAATTTACGATTCAAGTTGCCCCAGAAGACTGTACGGGATGTACTATTTGTGTAAATATTTGCCCTGCAAAAAATAAGTCTGAGCCATCGCTGAAAGCGATTAACATGGCGCAGCAGCTACCTTTGCGGGAACAAGAACGGAAAAACTGGGATTTCTTTTTAAGTTTGCCAAATCCTGACAGACAACAATTAAAACTTAATCAGATTCGTCAACAACAACTGCAAGAACCTTTATTTGAATTCTCTGGTGCTTGTGCGGGTTGTGGCGAAACACCTTATTTAAAATTATTAACACAACTGTTTGGCGATCGCTCTGTGATTGCCAATGCTACAGGTTGTTCGTCAATCTACGGCGGGAACCTTCCCACTACCCCTTGGACGAAAAACGCCGAAGGACGCGGCCCAGCATGGTCTAATAACTTATTTGAAGATAACGCTGAATTTGGTTTTGGCTTCCGCCTCTCTTTAGATAAACAAGCTGAATTTGCCGCAGAATTATTGCAACAGTTGAGCGGTGAAATAGATGAAAACTTCGTCAATTCCATCCTCAAAGCTGAACAAAAATCTGAAGCTGATATTTGGGAACAACGGGAAAGAGTAGCACTGTTAAAACAAAAGTTAGAAAACGCAATTTATAGTACCTCTAGCGATGAACTAAAATCCAAAATTCAAAATCTTCAATCGATTGCTGACTACTTGGTAAGGAAAAGTGTCTGGATTGTTGGCGGTGATGGTTGGGCTTATGACATTGACTTTGGCGGTATCGACCATGTAATTGCCAGTGGTCGGAATGTCAATATCTTGGTGATGGATACCGAAGTGTATTCAAATACTGGTGGTCAATCTTCCAAAGCTACACCAAGGGCAGCGGTTGCTAAGTATGCCGCTAGTGGGAAGCCTGCGCCTAAAAAAGACTTAGGTTTAATTGCTATGACCTATGGAAATGTCTACGTAGCGAGTGTAGCCTTGGGTGCTAGAGATGAACATACTTTGAAAGCTTTTCTAGAGGCAGAAGCTTATGATGGGCCATCACTGATTATTGCTTACAGCCATTGCATTGCTCACGGCATTAATATGACCACAGCGATGAATCATCAGAAAACATTGGTAGAATCAGGTCGATGGTTATTATATCGTTATCATCCTGACTTAGAAAAACAGGGTAAGAATCCTTTGCAATTGGATATGCGATCGCCTACACAGCCTGTAGAAAACTCAATGTACCAAGAAAATCGCTTCAAAATGCTGACCAAAAGTAAACCTGAGCTTGCCAAGCATTTGCTAGAACAGGCGCAATCTGAAGTTGATGCGCGTTGGCAGATGTATCAATATCTAGCAGAGCGGAAAATATAATTCGTAATTCCTATAGAGACGCGATTAATCGCGTCTCTACAATGGTCTAATCGCGTCTCTACAATGGTATATCTGTCACTAGCGTGATGAGCGAAATACTACCCGACCGGGGGATTCTTCCTGATTAATTCGCGCATAAACTCGAAGACAAGTCAACACTTCCCCAGGAATTCCTCCACAATCTAGTTGCAGGTCATCTTTAGATAAAGCACAGATATCAGCATAAAGTCCTGATAGTTGCCGAATTCGCACATCATTACCTGCATTAATGGCTCTGTCGGCAACTTTTTTGAGAATGCGGCGCGATTCTTGTTGCAGTTTACCCCACCAAGAATAGCGTTCAACTGGTGGGACGAATACTAAAGAGTGTATTGCTTCATCCATGTCAATCCAGGTACGCAGGCTCAACAAGGGATCGGCATTTTCTTCAGCTTTTTGTGTGCGGTGAAAGCGATCGCTTAAAGCGTCAAGATATTGATTACGCTGTTCTGGCTTGGAGTGTAAAGAGATGATATCAAAGCCAAAAATGCTCTTTAAAGCATGATGTAAATCCGGCTCTATCTCAATAAAATTTATACAAACTAACAGTAATCCAGCTAGTAAATACAAATTACCCGACTCATTACCTTGTGTAATTTCAGAATTTAATAGTGCTTTTTGAGATAAGCATAATCCCTGAGTAATAACAGTACCTTTAAGTCCAGGGTAAATAATTTCATCTCGGCAAAAGGGAAGTTGATACAGATTAGAATTATCCTCGATTGCACCAGCTTCCTGAGCAACATCCAAAGCACGCTGTTGCCAAGATGTTGCTAAATCCTCTGGAACTCTTAGCAGCTTGCGTTGAATTTCGTTCCACAAATCTGAGTCTGTCTGACTTTGCAGTGGAGAATTTCCTAAATAGTATCTGAGTTCCGGGTCAGAATCGAAAGCTTTTTGGAGGTGAATTAGTTTTAACTCATCTGGGGGCGATATGATTGCAGTAGCATCTTCCCAACCAGAATCTTGCTGTAGAGGTACAGGTTGCAACAAGTTATGAAGTTCTTGCAGCACCTCATCGCATACTTTGGCTCCTGGATCTTGTGGTAATTCTGTCCTAGCTTGATTTAAAGCAGATTCTAATCCATGCAGGCTAAACCGCAGTAAATGAGCTAATTCTGAGTTTTCTATTTCTAATAACTGACGTAGACGCTGCATGAATATCACCTTTTCTTTTTATCTCACGCAGAGGCGCAGAGAGAAAGAGTTTTCGACCACATTTTGGTAATGATTTGTAATTCAAATTTAGTACCGCCTTCTATCTCAAACCAAGGCGCTAATCAAACCTCTGCGTCTCTGCGTCTCTGCGTGAGGCAAGTATTAATAGACTCAAAAATCTATTTCCCATGCCCCATTTAATGTATACCGCTAAAAGGATCACGTTCTTTATCAACTTCATTGGGTTGTAACTCCAATTCGGCGTAAAAAACGCATCCCTCCAACTTCAGACATTCTTGATTTGTCGATGTCCAGTAAGGTACTGCACCAGCGTGCATCCGCAGAATCCCTTGATTGTCTATAGAAACACGATATTGGCAAGGGTAATCTGTAGTCACATCTGGTTTGCTAAGTGCGCCAATTCGTAACCATTTTTTGCTCTTGG
This region of Nostoc sp. UHCC 0302 genomic DNA includes:
- the nifJ gene encoding pyruvate:ferredoxin (flavodoxin) oxidoreductase, producing MNKSFATIDGNEAVARVAYKLNEVIAIYPITPSSAMGEWADAWSAEGRPNLWGTVPSVVQMQSEGGAAGAVHGALQTGSLSTTFTASQGLLLMIPNLYKIAGELTSAVVHVAARSLATHALSIFGDHSDVMAARATGFALLCSASVQESQDFALIAHAATLEARVSFMHFFDGFRTSHEVQKVKLLTDGDLRSLIHDHLIFAHRNRALTPDRPVLRGTAQNPDVYFQSREGANPYYNDCPEIVQQIMDKFGEVTGRYYQIYEYYGASDADRVIVIMGSGCETVHETVDYLNARGEKVGVLKVRLYRPFDVQRFIKVLPASVQAIAVLDRTKEPGSAGEPLYLDVVAAIHEAGDDRGSGRVSPTPQVVGGRYGLSSKEFTPAMVKGIFDNLTQAKPKNHFTIGINDDVSHTSLSFDSNFSTEPDNVVRAMFYGLGSDGTVGANKNSIKIIGEETDNYAQGYFVYDSKKSGSMTVSHLRFGPKPIRSTYLIDKANFIGCHHWGFLERIDILKAAALGATLLLNSPYDADTVWENLPQKVQQQIIDKQLKLYIIDANQVARESGMGGRINTIMQVCFFALANVLPQAEAIAKIKQAIEKTYGKKGAEVVRMNLQAVDNTLDNLHKVDIPQTIQNPNSCTDAINRVRSRDVINRVSSNCAPEFVRDVLGKIMSWEGDDLPVSSLPADGIFPSGTAKWEKRNVAQEIPVWEPDVCVQCGKCVMVCPHSAIRAKAYQPGELVNAPESFKSINAKDKDFANQKFTIQVAPEDCTGCTICVNICPAKNKSEPSLKAINMAQQLPLREQERKNWDFFLSLPNPDRQQLKLNQIRQQQLQEPLFEFSGACAGCGETPYLKLLTQLFGDRSVIANATGCSSIYGGNLPTTPWTKNAEGRGPAWSNNLFEDNAEFGFGFRLSLDKQAEFAAELLQQLSGEIDENFVNSILKAEQKSEADIWEQRERVALLKQKLENAIYSTSSDELKSKIQNLQSIADYLVRKSVWIVGGDGWAYDIDFGGIDHVIASGRNVNILVMDTEVYSNTGGQSSKATPRAAVAKYAASGKPAPKKDLGLIAMTYGNVYVASVALGARDEHTLKAFLEAEAYDGPSLIIAYSHCIAHGINMTTAMNHQKTLVESGRWLLYRYHPDLEKQGKNPLQLDMRSPTQPVENSMYQENRFKMLTKSKPELAKHLLEQAQSEVDARWQMYQYLAERKI